The Ictalurus furcatus strain D&B chromosome 5, Billie_1.0, whole genome shotgun sequence genome includes a region encoding these proteins:
- the ptger4a gene encoding prostaglandin E receptor 4 (subtype EP4) a isoform X1, translating to MYNGTISQLRMEPTVPVVMFIFGVMSNLIAIVVLCKSRKEQKETIFYTLVCGLAVTDLLGTVLASPVTIVTYVKGSWPAGEPLCQYFGFVLLFFSLAGLSIICAMSVERYVAINHAYFYNDYVNQRLAGATLLAIYVSNGVFCALPSVGFGRVTMQYPETWCFLDWRTEKNVHAAFSYMYAGVSFALILATVVCNVAVCGALMRMHRRFVRRMSLSSDQGRATEVGRKRSCRRLAGAEIHMVVLLIATSAVVLVCSIPLVVQVFINQIYKTPVEKRLDKNPDLLAIRFASTNPILDPWIYILLRKTVLIKLTKNINYLFCKIIARGQQTQASFHWLERQRVSSIISKDSLSLVSRNMREVRSTSQTFLYLSAITEPYKDTCSSSRIGSSPYSSKHLGTEFSNRNSSESEAEPCPINHTSHPSCLKEPDPQMTLNL from the exons ATGTACAACGGCACTATTTCTCAATTAAGGATGGAACCCACGGTCCCGGTGGTCATGTTCATATTCGGGGTGATGAGCAACCTGATCGCCATCGTCGTGCTGTGTAAATCCAGAAAAGAGCAGAAGGAGACGATATTTTACACGCTGGTGTGCGGCCTCGCGGTCACGGATCTTTTGGGCACGGTGCTCGCGAGTCCTGTCACTATTGTCACGTACGTGAAGGGCTCGTGGCCGGCTGGAGAGCCTCTGTGCCAGTATTTCGGATTCGTCCTGCTCTTCTTCTCTTTGGCCGGCCTCAGCATCATCTGTGCCATGTCTGTGGAGAGGTACGTGGCCATAAACCACGCATACTTCTACAACGACTATGTTAACCAGAGGCTGGCGGGCGCCACGCTTCTCGCCATTTACGTCTCCAACGGTGTTTTCTGCGCCCTTCCGAGCGTGGGTTTCGGCCGGGTCACCATGCAGTATCCGGAGACATGGTGCTTCCTAGATTGGAGGACCGAGAAGAATGTACATGCTGCCTTCTCGTACATGTACGCCGGTGTCAGCTTCGCCCTCATCCTGGCCACGGTCGTCTGCAATGTGGCGGTGTGTGGCGCACTGATGCGGATGCACCGCAGGTTTGTACGGAGGATGTCGCTGAGCAGCGATCAGGGGAGAGCCACGGAGGTCGGCAGGAAGCGCAGCTGTAGGCGCCTTGCAGGAGCCGAGATCCACATGGTCGTGCTGCTCATCGCCACATCTGCCGTGGTGCTCGTTTGCTCCATTCCTCTCGTC GTGCAGGTGTTCATCAACCAAATATATAAGACTCCAGTGGAGAAACGGTTGGACAAAAACCCAGATCTTTTGGCTATACGGTTTGCTTCAACCAACCCTATTCTAGATCCATGGATCTACATACTACTCCGGAAAACAGTCCTAATCAAactcacaaaaaacatcaatTATCTGTTCTGCAAGATCATTGCTCGTGGGCAGCAGACACAGGCCAGTTTCCACTGGCTGGAGCGTCAGCGAGTGTCCTCCATTATCTCCAAAGACTCGCTATCACTTGTATCTCGGAATATGCGGGAGGTCAGAAGCACCTCGCAGacttttctttatctctctgcaATCACTGAGCCCTACAAAGACACATGCAGTTCAAGTCGCATTGGGTCCTCTCCATATTCCTCCAAACACCTTGGCACAGAGTTCTCCAACAGGAACAGTTCAGAGAGTGAGGCAGAACCATGCCCTATTAACCACACAAGTCATCCTTCATGCTTAAAAGAACCGGATCCTCAAATGACATTAAATTTGTGA
- the ptger4a gene encoding prostaglandin E receptor 4 (subtype EP4) a isoform X2, with protein MYNGTISQLRMEPTVPVVMFIFGVMSNLIAIVVLCKSRKEQKETIFYTLVCGLAVTDLLGTVLASPVTIVTYVKGSWPAGEPLCQYFGFVLLFFSLAGLSIICAMSVERYVAINHAYFYNDYVNQRLAGATLLAIYVSNGVFCALPSVGFGRVTMQYPETWCFLDWRTEKNVHAAFSYMYAGVSFALILATVVCNVAVCGALMRMHRRFVRRMSLSSDQGRATEVGRKRSCRRLAGAEIHMVVLLIATSAVVLVCSIPLVLASILLARGR; from the exons ATGTACAACGGCACTATTTCTCAATTAAGGATGGAACCCACGGTCCCGGTGGTCATGTTCATATTCGGGGTGATGAGCAACCTGATCGCCATCGTCGTGCTGTGTAAATCCAGAAAAGAGCAGAAGGAGACGATATTTTACACGCTGGTGTGCGGCCTCGCGGTCACGGATCTTTTGGGCACGGTGCTCGCGAGTCCTGTCACTATTGTCACGTACGTGAAGGGCTCGTGGCCGGCTGGAGAGCCTCTGTGCCAGTATTTCGGATTCGTCCTGCTCTTCTTCTCTTTGGCCGGCCTCAGCATCATCTGTGCCATGTCTGTGGAGAGGTACGTGGCCATAAACCACGCATACTTCTACAACGACTATGTTAACCAGAGGCTGGCGGGCGCCACGCTTCTCGCCATTTACGTCTCCAACGGTGTTTTCTGCGCCCTTCCGAGCGTGGGTTTCGGCCGGGTCACCATGCAGTATCCGGAGACATGGTGCTTCCTAGATTGGAGGACCGAGAAGAATGTACATGCTGCCTTCTCGTACATGTACGCCGGTGTCAGCTTCGCCCTCATCCTGGCCACGGTCGTCTGCAATGTGGCGGTGTGTGGCGCACTGATGCGGATGCACCGCAGGTTTGTACGGAGGATGTCGCTGAGCAGCGATCAGGGGAGAGCCACGGAGGTCGGCAGGAAGCGCAGCTGTAGGCGCCTTGCAGGAGCCGAGATCCACATGGTCGTGCTGCTCATCGCCACATCTGCCGTGGTGCTCGTTTGCTCCATTCCTCTCGTC CTAGCATCCATCTTGTTAGCCAGAGGAAGATAG